The following DNA comes from Centroberyx gerrardi isolate f3 chromosome 4, fCenGer3.hap1.cur.20231027, whole genome shotgun sequence.
CTTCATGTGACCTACTGTACTCCATCAAAGCAACGTGCAAGTTGCTTTAATAGAGTACTCAAACTATTTAAAACACCCCCAAATACTTGTGCGACACTCAataaagatacatttttcctttATTAGGTTCATCAATATTTTACAAGCAAAAGAACTTAATAAAGGCCCAATTAAATATCACACATATTATATGAGGCAAAGATTGAAGTACAAGGTTTCTGTGTCCCGGGGATCCACCGTTGTTAAGAGATCTGGAAGAAACATACAACAGAATTTCTGTTAGAATGACATCTTGTGACAGATCTGAAAATAATATATTGCTGATTAGACAATTTCAACACCTACTCTTCTATAATTTGTCAATGCCGAGCTCTTCAGGTGTGGAGATTCCCAGCTCATCTAGCGTTGGCCGCAGCTCTTGAATCAGGTATGGGTAGATCTCTTTGTGGGGGCCGGCTTTGTCCTGAGGAAACGGCAAATAGTAATACACCAATCATCATTGATTGATGAGTAACAACTACAAAGATGTTGGGTCGCAATTTGTAAATCATGAACGAAATCATTTCTGAAGCGTCGTTACGTGATCTTTTCTCTCACCTTGACAGCTTCCAAAATTCGGATGGCACTAGCCAAGTCATCTAACCTCCGACAGGCTCTCAGAGCTGCCGCAAGAATCTTTGGTTCAGGTACCAGATCATAGCCGATCAATGTGTTCATCCCTGAAAGATGGAATTACATTCATCAACTGAAGGGCAGACACAAAGCAACATTTTCATTATCAGCCTTATTTCCATCATTCCACATCTGCCTCGTGTTATCTCAAAGCTTAGGTCTTCTAGAAGTCTTCTGATGGACATCTGATGGATAATCTTTGTATACCAAACTTGTATATTTCAAACATTTATTGTGTAGTTAAAATTACTTGATGGAACAAATCTTGATCTACACTCAGATGCTGTTTTGCAAACCAACCTGATTTGAAACACTACTTGAAGAATTGTAGAAATATGTTACAATGCAGGGTTAAACAACAAGGAGTACATGATGAGATCCTCTTGGGCCAGTCGATTGGTGGCCCTACTGTGCCGGTTACGGAAAAGTTTCTGGTCTTACCATTTCTCACGCGGTAATAAGCCTgttatctttgtctctctcactgttttgctttttctgaCCCATCAGATTGCATGCCAGACTAAGAAAGGGATCCAGCAGCTGAGAGGGTTGTGTGGAGTGGACATGGTGGCAGCTACTTCAAATTATACAGAGCAAAAAGTAAAAGGCTGTTTCTTTCGATGTGAACGCAACATCTTCCTTGAGTTGAAAATGAATCAATTCCGCActgataatatgataataacggcaaacacacactctatgCCCATGACAAGAGCCGGCAGCAACTAGCATGTATGTTGGAAAAGCAGCTAGCTAAAAAAAACCTTATTAGGTCCAATTAATGTAATGTCAAGATGGAAGATGAACCAGCCTGACAAGTTTCTACtctggtttttgtttgttcacGTTTTGGTGATCACATTTACAGAAAAGTTTCTATCAGTTATGTGGCTCATCCATGAGTAAGTACTTTGGAATTTTACAAATTTGTTAAATCATACCTTTCAATTCAAATTATACTCaataatttacttttgtttattttccagtCATCTCACTGGTGCATATTGTGAACATTTTTCAGTAAATTAAATTTATGAAAGTAGTTATGTTCACTTTGGGCTGCTAGACAGTATTGAAAATATACTAGGGACAAGCACAACTTTGACCTACTAGCCCAACCaggcaagtggaaaaaaatcttTATGTTGAACCCTACATTAACGTAAACGCTtgtttaaaatgatggattgGGGGTTCAACTTGACATGTCTGTCACTAGAACTTCAtttctgtaatgtttttttttttgtcatttattgcaCTTACCTTTTCTCAGTTCCCATGCATCAATGTCTTGCTTGTTGAAATAAGTGATCCAACGGGCATCAAACTCCTCATCTGTCTCCTGCTTCCCATGTGAGTAACACCTCGAGACCAAAGGAGCtacacaatgaaaacaaaaacaaaattgtcaGGTGGGAAACTTGTCATCAAAGTACCTACAGTGGCATCTAGTGTCGACTAATGCAGAAGTGTAAATAGCACACACTCAAGGGTATCTACGCTACACTCTCACTAAAAGGTTGCTTGCCGTCAAGAAATGTATTCCAGCTGGAGCCTTGCCAATTTGCCCTGACATGACCTGGCTACCAACCAGGCTCGATATACACTGACAGCCCAGCAGAAACATAATTAAAGAAATACCTTTGAAATGAGTTAGATGATATAATGTCTATTTAATTAGCTAGCCAGCTTAAATCTAACGTTGTCCCATTTAGCTTAGTGACACACACAACTAGCGTTAAAGCAAATCTAGCATCACGCTAGCGAGCAAAGTTTTGGCCAAACCATTATGACAACGTAAGAGTAACGTGAGATTTCTGAGTGTTACTTATTCAGTGATACAGTGTAGTTATTTGCTGTACCCAACTATGCTTTAATGTGTCAAGAATATATAGCAAAGAGTGGCTAACTGCTAGTAGCCAAGCTAGCAAGTTAGCTAATTGTATAAACAGCACAGCCACAGGCCCGACTCTGAGCCTTCCAACTGGGTCATGGCAAGGACACAGACAACATTCAACTGAATACTGGAGGAACAGCACACACTCATGTTAAATGTGTAATGGATAGATGGCTGTATTGAACGAAATTCTATCAGTTAACTCCAACAGTGAGATGTTTAACTGTAAGCAGTAACGTTAAGCATTTACACTACATTAactgagctaacgttagctagctagcgcaTAAGCCAGGCAGGGCGCCGCAATGTGCCGACAGCGACGCTGATTTCCGCTCCAGCTTCACCCTGACCGTGTGTCAGACAAGAAACCATAGTAAGAAATCTAAGCAAAATGGTCAAATACCTTGACACCCTGGTCGCGCATGGGTTAAACTCCGGACACCGGAGACAGAGAGTCGGACGGCAGCTCTGAACATGATGCG
Coding sequences within:
- the LOC139909532 gene encoding cytochrome c oxidase subunit 5A, mitochondrial-like; the encoded protein is MFRAAVRLSVSGVRSLTHARPGCQAPLVSRCYSHGKQETDEEFDARWITYFNKQDIDAWELRKGMNTLIGYDLVPEPKILAAALRACRRLDDLASAIRILEAVKDKAGPHKEIYPYLIQELRPTLDELGISTPEELGIDKL